In a single window of the Dreissena polymorpha isolate Duluth1 chromosome 3, UMN_Dpol_1.0, whole genome shotgun sequence genome:
- the LOC127874681 gene encoding TD and POZ domain-containing protein 3-like isoform X2, giving the protein MSTCIARMDKTSILKLDVSDFGQSNDMADVTLIVGDIRIPVVKAVLSMASPVFQEMFKNEVKEKTATEIPLPGKDADSFITFLRCFYPNQKEPITAKSALSTLPLACEYQVSWLADVCENRILEEIRKSEKSTTTCKKICEYLKYAEIFNRSRLVNLSVDVLSEYSLNERDEALIMHNISENNKWNITRLACRKLELFQTDTKQLMAKLSQEKTFNKAIANIFSAYGCRSSSYDNSITWEHTYINNELTPVRWQLDAKRMAHEFGVRFDTTLIFDKRKCTIPEIFNCEEYKVLPYAIKMQLERELLNG; this is encoded by the exons ATGTCGACTTGTATAGCACGGATGGATAAAACAagtatttt AAAGCTCGATGTCAGTGATTTCGGCCAATCCAACGACATGGCAGATGTGACGCTTATAGTAGGAGACATCCGAATACCCGTCGTCAAAGCTGTACTATCTATGGCATCTCCAGTATTTCAAGAAATGTTCAAGAATGAGGTTAAAGAAAAGACTGCAACAGAAATTCCACTACCGGGAAAAGATGCAGATTCATTTATCACGTTCCTACGTTGTTTTTATCCCAATCAGAAGGAACCTATAACCG CAAAAAGTGCGCTTTCAACACTACCGTTGGCGTGTGAATACCAGGTTTCATGGCTGGCCGATGTATGCGAAAACCGTATTTTGGAGGAAATTCGCAAATCAGAGAAATCGACGACGACCTGCAAAAAAATATGCGAATACCTTAAATATGCAGAAATATTTAATCGTTCAAGGTTGGTTAACCTTTCCGTCGATGTACTGTCGGAATATTCCCTAAACGAAAGAGACGAAGCTTTGATCATGCACAACATATCCGAGAACAATAAATGGAACATCACAAGGTTGGCATGTCGAAAACTGGAACTTTTTCAAACTGACACAAAGCAATTGATGGCAAAATTAAGTCAGGAAAAAACTTTTAATAAGGCTATTGCTAATATTTTTAGTGCATATGGTTGTAGAAGTTCCTCGTATGACAATTCCATAACTTGGGAACATACGTATATTAATAATGAATTAACTCCGGTACGATGGCAATTAGATGCAAAACGAATGGCTCATGAATTCGGTGTTCGCTTTGATACAACATTAATATTTGATAAGAGGAAATGTACTATTCCTGAAATTTTCAATTGCGAAGAATATAAAGTTCTTCCATATGCTATTAAAATGCAGTTGGAAAGGGAATTGTTAAACGGTTAA
- the LOC127874681 gene encoding uncharacterized protein LOC127874681 isoform X1, which translates to METRVCHPNKQTKSDAHRKLDVSDFGQSNDMADVTLIVGDIRIPVVKAVLSMASPVFQEMFKNEVKEKTATEIPLPGKDADSFITFLRCFYPNQKEPITAKSALSTLPLACEYQVSWLADVCENRILEEIRKSEKSTTTCKKICEYLKYAEIFNRSRLVNLSVDVLSEYSLNERDEALIMHNISENNKWNITRLACRKLELFQTDTKQLMAKLSQEKTFNKAIANIFSAYGCRSSSYDNSITWEHTYINNELTPVRWQLDAKRMAHEFGVRFDTTLIFDKRKCTIPEIFNCEEYKVLPYAIKMQLERELLNG; encoded by the exons ATGGAGACCAGAGTTTGCCATCCAAACAAGCAGACGAAAAGTGAC GCTCACAGAAAGCTCGATGTCAGTGATTTCGGCCAATCCAACGACATGGCAGATGTGACGCTTATAGTAGGAGACATCCGAATACCCGTCGTCAAAGCTGTACTATCTATGGCATCTCCAGTATTTCAAGAAATGTTCAAGAATGAGGTTAAAGAAAAGACTGCAACAGAAATTCCACTACCGGGAAAAGATGCAGATTCATTTATCACGTTCCTACGTTGTTTTTATCCCAATCAGAAGGAACCTATAACCG CAAAAAGTGCGCTTTCAACACTACCGTTGGCGTGTGAATACCAGGTTTCATGGCTGGCCGATGTATGCGAAAACCGTATTTTGGAGGAAATTCGCAAATCAGAGAAATCGACGACGACCTGCAAAAAAATATGCGAATACCTTAAATATGCAGAAATATTTAATCGTTCAAGGTTGGTTAACCTTTCCGTCGATGTACTGTCGGAATATTCCCTAAACGAAAGAGACGAAGCTTTGATCATGCACAACATATCCGAGAACAATAAATGGAACATCACAAGGTTGGCATGTCGAAAACTGGAACTTTTTCAAACTGACACAAAGCAATTGATGGCAAAATTAAGTCAGGAAAAAACTTTTAATAAGGCTATTGCTAATATTTTTAGTGCATATGGTTGTAGAAGTTCCTCGTATGACAATTCCATAACTTGGGAACATACGTATATTAATAATGAATTAACTCCGGTACGATGGCAATTAGATGCAAAACGAATGGCTCATGAATTCGGTGTTCGCTTTGATACAACATTAATATTTGATAAGAGGAAATGTACTATTCCTGAAATTTTCAATTGCGAAGAATATAAAGTTCTTCCATATGCTATTAAAATGCAGTTGGAAAGGGAATTGTTAAACGGTTAA